In Octopus bimaculoides isolate UCB-OBI-ISO-001 chromosome 28, ASM119413v2, whole genome shotgun sequence, the following are encoded in one genomic region:
- the LOC106878325 gene encoding zinc finger protein 681 produces MQKETEKSSYHCGVCQKSFSLERNLIKHKCINRDEKPYRCDICGKSFSKNDGLSRHKRIHTGEKPYQCDICGISFSEFGHLSNHKRTHTGEKPYHCDICGKSFTRSSLLTTHKCIHARENPYHCDICGKPFTDIHNLTRHIRIHTGEKPYQCDICGESFSRNDAVTSHKRIHTGEKPHHCDICGKSFSESVHLTYHKRTHTGEKPYHCDICGKTFSESGHLTKHKRTHTGEKPYQCDICGKSFSRNDGLTNHKRIHMGVKPYQCDICGKSFSQSGNLTKHKRTHR; encoded by the coding sequence AtgcaaaaagagactgaaaaatCTTCATACCATTGTGGTGTCTGTCAAAAATCATTTTCTCTGGAACGTAACCTCATTaaacacaaatgtattaatagagatgagaaaccatatcgctgtgatatctgtggtaaatcattctctaaaaatGATGGTCTCAGTAGACAtaaacgtatccatacaggagagaagccatatcagtgtgatatctgtggtatatcATTCTCTGAATTTGGTCACTTAAGTAaccacaaacgtactcatacaggggaaaaaccatatcactgtgatatttgtggtaaatcattcactagAAGTAGTCTCTTGactacacacaaatgtattcatgcaCGTGAAAAtccttatcactgtgatatctgtgggaaaccATTCACTGATATTCACAACTTAACCAGACACatccgtattcatacaggagaaaaaccctatcaGTGTGACATCTGTGGGGAATCATTCTCTAGAAATGATGCTGTCactagtcacaaacgtattcatacaggagagaagccacatcactgcgatatctgtggtaaatcattctctgaatctGTTCACTTAACTTaccacaaacgtactcatacaggagaaaaaccatatcactgtgatatctgtggtaaaacattctctgaaTCTGGTCACTTGACTAaacataaacgtactcatacaggagaaaaaccctatcagtgtgacatctgtggtaaatcattctctagaaatgACGGTCTCACtaatcataaacgtattcatatgGGTgtgaagccatatcagtgtgatatttgtggtaaatcattctctcaatctggtaacttaactaaacacaaacgtactcacagGTGA